One Trichosurus vulpecula isolate mTriVul1 chromosome 7, mTriVul1.pri, whole genome shotgun sequence genomic region harbors:
- the LOC118858107 gene encoding trace amine-associated receptor 9-like, giving the protein MELPEDSHREVRINNSYQLAAVQFCFENVNGSCIKTPYSPIPRMILYAVFGFGAVLAVFGNLLVIIAILHFKQLHTPTNFLIASLACADLLVGLTVMPFSMVRSVESCWYFGESYCKFHTCFDGSFCYASLFHLCFISIDRYIAVTDPLVYPTKFTVPISGICIAVSWGCSVTYSFSLLYTGVNDDGLEDLVIALTCVGGCQAPMNQDWVLFGFLLFFIPTIAMLILYGKIFLVAKHQARKIESTSNQTQACGESYKDRVAKRERKAAKTLGTAMAVFLVSWLPYFIDSVIDAYMNFITPPYVYEILVWCVYYNSAMNPLIYALFYPWFRKAIKLIVSGRVLRNDSSAMNLFSEEAEIHN; this is encoded by the coding sequence ATGGAATTGCCTGAAGATTCACACAGGGAAGTGAGAATCAACAATTCTTACCAACTTGCTGCTGTGCAGTTCTGTTTTGAGAATGTGAATGGATCCTGCATCAAAACCCCATATTCTCCCATCCCTCGAATGATTCTGTATGCGGTCTTCGGCTTTGGGGCTGTGCTGGCAGTATTTGGCAACTTGCTGGTCATCATTGCCATCCTTCACTTCAAGCAACTGCACACACCTACCAACTTCCTCATTGCCTCCTTGGCCTGTGCTGACTTGTTGGTTGGACTCACTGTGATGCCCTTCAGCATGGTGAGGTCTGTGGAAAGCTGCTGGTACTTTGGGGAGAGTTATTGTAAATTTCACACATGTTTTGATGGGTCATTTTGCTATGCTTCTCTCTTCCACTTGTGTTTCATCTCCATTGATAGATATATTGCTGTCACTGACCCTCTGGTCTACCCAACCAAGTTCACAGTACCCATTTCAGGGATATGTATTGCTGTGTCCTGGGGCTGTTCAGTAACATAtagtttttctctcctttatacaGGCGTCAATGATGATGGGTTGGAGGATTTAGTAATTGCTCTCACTTGTGTGGGAGGTTGTCAGGCTCCCATGAATCAAGACTGggttctctttggatttcttttattcttcataCCAACAATTGCCATGCTCATTTTATACGGCAAAATTTTTTTGGTGGCTAAACATCaggctagaaagatagaaagTACTAGCAACCAAACCCAGGCCTGTGGAGAGAGCTATAAGGACAGGGTAGCCAAACGAGAGAGAAAGGCTGCTAAAACCCTAGGGACTGCTATGGCTGTGTTTCTTGTCTCTTGGCTGCCGTATTTCATTGATTCAGTAATTGATGCTTATATGAATTTCATAACTCCCCCTTATGTCTACGAGATCTTAGTGTGGTGTGTTTATTATAACTCAGCTATGAATCCCTTGATCTATGCCTTGTTTTACCCTTGGTTTAGGAAAGCAATAAAGCTAATTGTGAGTGGCAGAGTCTTGAGGAATGATTCTTCAGCAATGAATTTATTTTCTGAGGAAGCAGAAATACACAACTGA